The genomic segment TAGCATGCCTTGGAGTAGTCTATATAATTTAACCACTGCCCTAAGGGTTCTTATTGAGGATACCCTAAGCCCTAATTCACTCCTTAATTCATTAATCCACCTACCGCACTCCCCTTCACTTAACCCAAGCCTACCGCATACGCAACTCCAGTCGCTGCATTGGGCTACGGCATCCATAACCTCACCCACGCCTCTTTGATTACTCATTAATGCGGTTAATGCATCAGCAACCTCCTCAATTAACCCGTATATGGCTGATTCAACCGCTGTCCTTAATTCATCAGGCTTAAGGACAATGGCCTCCTCAAGATCAATAACCCTAACCCCAAGCTCCTCGGCAAGGACCCTACTGGAGTCATTACTAAACCCCCTAGCCACAATTAGGGGCTTAGCGTTAATTAACTTAGCATTAGTGTATGCCTGCCTAACCCCACTCACATCAACCTTACCTGACTTAACCTCAACGGAGTACTTATTACCACACTCATCCTCAACTATTAAATCCACCTCACCAACCTCAACACCATTACTAGTAACCTTAACCCTCCTATCCATTACCCTGAACCCAAGCCTGCTAAGCAATTCAGCAACATAATCCTCAAACCTAACCCCACTACTCACTACTACTCAACGGGACTCTGGTTGAAATACTTAACACCATGAAATCAACAACCAATAATACTCATGCATCACTAATCATGGCACCCGCAGTATTAATTCACCTTACGGGGCAGATTATTGAAGGATTTAAGTTAAGAAAACACATATTTAAGAATCAATATTATTGAAAATCCTTTGAAACCAACCCATCAATTAGCCCACACACCTTCCTTAAACCTTTAATTAACTCCCCCCATAACCTTAACCAGATACATGAATCACTTAAATCAAATTACACACTCACCCTTATTCACCAACACCATTATTAAACACCCAGGCTTTAATCCCTTTAATCCCTGCTGAGTGATTTTAGGCTCCTTAATTTTTGGAGCGCCAGAGTAGCAATAATATTAATACTGAGTAATGTGGGGTGATTTATTAATGGTGTTGGTTCAGTGATGCTTACTTTCCCCTTAATTTTTTGGACTGCCAGAGTAGCGATAGTATTAATATTACCGTTACTCTGGCGCTCCAAAACTCAATGAGGGTGAAAACCATAAAACTAATACGATTAAATAATCATTGCACGCAGTATTAATATTATCGCTACTCTGGCTGTCCAAACTTAATCACTCGCATTAGTGTTGCTGAGTCTGTTTAATTCTCGTTACCCTTCTTAATAGTGTATTCCTGTGTTGTTGGTCTTAGCATTATGACTGTTACTTCATCATTATTGTTTAGGTTTAGTGCTTCTATGGTTCTTCTTGGTAGGGTTACGCCGTATCTTGTTGATGATAATCTCCTCAGGGTTGCTTCATAAATATGATATAATCCACCTTTAATCACTATTACTTGAGCCTTATCATCGAAGCCTAGGTATCTGGCGAAGGATGGTATTGGTATGTATGAGTTCGTTGGCCCATATATCCTCACCCTAGTCCTAACCTCAATGCCCTGTAGTATTTTGAAGGATTCTATTGACACGTTTATCCGTCTGCGGGTTCCTAATAAGCTTTGCCTTATGTATTCATTAATTAATGATTAATATTGCTAAAATTCAACGTTTATTTTTACTTAATTATTTATTTTATAATGAATAATCTTTATAAACCCCCTGAACCAGTGAGTAACCATGTACGCAGTGGTGGGTAAGACTGCAGGCTACTCATCAAGAAGCTTTGAGGGGGAGTATAAGGGGCGGGATGACGTTAAGGATGTTCACGTAGTTAACTGGCCTAAATTGAGTAATGGGTTAATCAACTTCATTCTAAGTAATGATGCGGATGACTTAATACTAATCTCCTTCGACATACCTGGTGGCGGGGATAGGGTTTACTCGAGGATTAAGGAAACAGCCACCTGGTTATTATCACCGAGAATAGACAATACAACTTACCTAACCCCCAGTCATACTATTAAACTCATCCTACTGGGGCAAATACCGGAGGAAGCCAATACAGTGGAGTACCTCGTTAAACCAATTAACAATAATCAAGTTAACCTAATCCTCAGGGAAACCATGGAGACCCTAATTAAATACGCCAGAGCCCGCCTAATTAACCTAATGAACGCCAGGGGTAAAGCCGCCGCCTCGATAAGCAATGCATTAACATCATTAGCAGAGGCTACTCTAGCGTCGGCTAAGGAATGGACAAGGAGAAGCTTTGAATTAAACTTAAGCATGATTAATAACCTAGTGGAAACCATTAATGATGCTGTTGAATTCAAGCTCAGTAAAAACAAACCACAAATACAACGACCTAATCAAGGCATCACCCATGCATGGTTTAAGGAATAGAAAATAAAGCAATACTTAAACTCCAGTTCATTAAAAATCCAAGTTGAATAATACTTAAGGAATACAGGCATCTACGTAAAAGTCATAAATTTTGGGACGCCAGAGTAACGGTAATATTAATACTGGAATGTACGGTTAATGCGATTACCTGCATTACTTAAGTGATGGTTTTCTTAACTTCATTAGAATTTGGACTGCTAGAGTCGAGGTAGTATTAATATTATCGCTACTCTGGCGCTCCAAAATTTATGATGCTTGGTGATTTTCCATGTATTCTTTGCTTGAGTGTGGGTTAAGTTTAATAGTTAATGTGGTGGGTCTGGGTGAGGGGTTGTCCCAGTGATAGTGGTCTGGAGCACTGATGTGGTGATGAGTGGTTATTGGTTTTTGTCTTTATTGAGGAGTCTGTATGCTATTATTGTGCGTTGGATGGCTGTGGCTAGGGTTATTAGTGCGAATAGTCCCATGCCGTAGATTAGTATGGTGTTGCTTCTAATTAGTGCGTAGATTAATGTTAATGCGAATAAGTATATTAGTCGTTCCGGTCTCTCGAAGAAGCCTACTCCAAGCATTCTTAAGCCGAGGGATTCAGCCCTAGCCCTCATGTAGCTTGTTAGTAATGAACCTACAACGGCTATGTAAGCCTCCAGCATTATGGTGGTGTTGAGTCCACTTAATACTGCAACAGCCATTATTATTGCTGAGTCCTCAAACCTATCTAGGGCTGAGTCTAGGAATGCGCCTGAATTAGTAACCATTTTATTGAATCTTGCTGATAACCCATCCACTGCATCGAAGAATCCTGAGGCTAGTATAACAATGGGTAGTAGTATTGGGTATTGTTTAATTAGGGCTATGGGTATTGATAATAATGATACCAGTAGGCCAATTACCGTTAATAGGTTTGGGTTCCTAGGTAGCATGGGTGCAATCCTCTCTAGGATATGCTCCAGCGTGCTCTTAATCCTACCAATCATTACGCATTATGCTGGGGGATAAGTTAAAAGCTTAACCAAGGATGGGTAATGTGGGTAAGGCGTTAAGCAGGTTCATTAGTAAGATAACTAAGGAGAACCTGTGGATCTACGTGATTAATACTCTAGCTAATGGGCCTAAGACTGGTTACGAGATAGTTAAGGAGATTAAGGGTAGGTACATGATAAACGTAACCACGGTATCTGTTTACGTAGTCTTATACAAGATGGAGAGGGATGGTTTACTCGAGAGTTTTGATAAGGATGGTAAGAAGTACTATAGGGTTACTGAGGAGGGGTTGAGGGAGTATGGTGACGCCATTAAGGCCCTCGTTGATTTACTGTCTAGATTCAACTGCACCTTAAAGTGCAGTGGTGATGCTACTGGGGGAAGACCTTAACATTAATTTTAAGTTCCTTAAAGAGCTCTGAGGCTAACTTATCCATCAGTGACCTACCCTTAGGTGTGATGACTCTTCCAGCGCTAGTCCTCTCAATTAGGCCAGCGGCCTCAAGCTGATGCAGAATATTCCTAATCACAGCCCCACCCGCCTTAGCAGTCCTCTCACTCCTAGCCTTCGGCCCTATCTTAGCCCTGTAACTGAATGATGACCTAAGACTCCCCAAGCCAACTGGACCATTTAAGTAAACCCTCCTCAACACTGCAGCCGCCCTAAAATACCACCAGTCATCATTCTGAGGCGGCCTATCCTTATTCCTACCAGTCTTAACGTAAATCGCCCACTGGGGAGGCTTAACCTGAGGTACATTATCCTTAAGGTACTTGGCAATCCTCTCCACCAGCTTATCCTGCGGTACATCCTTAATGCTAACCATTCTATACACCGCTTAATGCAAACCTTTTAAAGATTTCCAACCTTAAAACACTCACTAATAATAGGGGTATTTAAGGAAATAAGCCTAAGCATCCGGTGGCCATTACCTCCTCCTACCGTACCTACCCATTACGTAGGCCTCAGCAATAACGTGACCATTCATAGCCCTCTTAACCTCACTGAGGCCTGCACCTGGCTTAAGGTTAAGCATTGAGTCTAAGGCGTAGAGCCTAAAGTAATACCTGTGGGGTGGGTGGGTTTTAGGTGGGCATGGTCCACCGTAACCAATTCTACCGAAGTCATTAACACCCTGCATACCTATACCCTGAACCTCAGGTCTCTTGGGGATATTCTCAGGGAGTTCACTTAGGCTTGGTGGAATATTGTAAAGTATCCAGTGGGTGAAGGTTCCCATGGGTGCATCAGGGTCCTCCATTATTAACACGAAGCCCTTCACGTTGGGTGGGGGGTCGAACCACCTTAAGGCTGGTGAAACATCATCCCCATCACACGTGTATTTAACCGGGATAGTGTCCTCGTTCCTAAAGGCTGGGCTCTCAATCCTCATAAGCGTAGTGTAGGTGGTTGCTTTTATTATTTAACCCATTAAGTGGTTAATCACTGGGCAGTTATGTTAACCTTAACTGGTGGACTCATTGTTAGCTTTAACTCAACCTCCTTAATCTTATCCCAACCATACTTCCTAGCCACCTCCTCAAGCACTGCTAATGCGTTTTCAGCGATCTTAGATGGATCCATATCCTCGGTACCAACCTTAACCATTATCTGGGGCTGATCCCTAAGCCTAACCCTAACACTCCTCCTATACCTATCTATAAGGGCCTTAACATCAGCATTGGGTGGGATTACGTCAGGCATCTTACCCCTAGGCCCCAGTATAGGCCCCATGGTCCTACCTATCTGAACCATTAAGTCCGGTGTAGCCAGGAAGAAGTCATACTGCTGAGCCAGCTTCCTAACACTCTTCTTATCACTGTACTTACCTAAATCATCCCTAGTTATCACTAAGTCGGCTCCAGCATCCCTAGCCGCTGTTATTGTGGCTCCACTGGCTATTACACATACCTTAGTCTGCTTACTCAATGGGTTAGGTAACGGGACTGTTACACTTATCCTGTTTTCAGGCTTCTTAACGTCAACATCCCTAAGCTTAATAATTAAGTCCACTGATTGATTAAACCTACGCCTCTTAGCCCTACTCTTAACATTCCTATAAGCCTCCTCAATAGGCCTAACGTAACTACTCATTACCAACCTAAAACAGGGTGGATTTATAAGATTTTATACTCAATTAAGCCTTAACGGCATCCTCATTAATAATCCTCCTAGGTAACTCCCACTTAAGCCTCAACGCCATGAACCTAAGGGTAATGGTGATGATCATTGATGCTAAGGCTGATGAAGCATCATTAACACCAATGAACCTAAGCAGAAAGTAAACCAGTGAACCAAGTATGGCTGCTGATGCGTAAAACTCCCTAGTCAATACAACCGGCACCTCATTAGCCAGGAGATCCCTAACCACACCACCTCCAACCGCCGTTATTGAACCCACAAGCACCACTAACAGTGGATTATGGGAAATGGAGTAGGCTAAGGAGGCACCGGAGGCTGAGAAGGCTCCTAAACCCACTGCATCAGCATACATGAGTGGCTTACCAACGTTACTGAAGACCCTGTAGAAAATGAATGTGGCCAAGCCCGCTGAAATTGCGGTAAGGGGGTATGGTAGGTATGTTAAGTTCACTGGTGGGTAAATACCAAGCATAACATCAGATATAATACCCCCACCCAGGGCAGTGGTGAACCCAAGCACAATGACTCCCAGTAAATCCATACCCTTCCTAATAGCCTTCATTGAGCCTGATATGGCGAAGGCAACTATACCCACGTAGTTGGTTACCGTGAGCGCAATGTTCATTAAAGGTAATTAACCCGGTCCTTAATCAATATTACTTCAAGATTAACCTTAACGCCTAGGGCTTAGAAATGCTTAAATATTCTTTAATGCATGGGTTTGATTAATGAGGTATTGGTCTATAAGGGATGAGGATGTGATTGATTTAGTTAAGAGGAGGTATAACGTAACCATTAGCGCTGACCAGATAGCTAAGGCTAGGGGCTTTGAGTTTAGGATTAGTTGGAAGAAGGCTATTGAAACCGCCAGGGCCATTAGGTTCCTTACAATTAAGCAGGCTGAGGACTACATGGAGAAGGTTAAGGACTTAAAGGCCCCGATACCCATTAAGGAGTTCACTAGGAAGCAGGCTCACCATAATGTTCCCTGGGATGGTTGGCCAGTGGCTAAGTGGCCTGTTAAGGTAGCTGACTCCTTCCTCCAGGTTTTAAGAAACCTTGAGAGTAATGCAAGCTACAGGGGTTTAAACATTGATAACACAGTTATAGTTCATGCATCCGCAAGCAGGGGTATGAGGATTAGGAATTACATGCCCAGGGCCCTTGGTAGGGCTACCCCATGGTTCCAGGACACGGTTAACATTGAGCTTGTGGCTGTTGAATTACCCGCTGAATTAGTTCCCAAGAAGTTCAGTTGGGCTAGGGTTCTTAAAGCCATTAAATGAATCAACCCAAAATTCAATTTAAGGAAGGGAATAGGATTAGTGAATCACCTAACCCCTTCCTCACCCTAATGAGTAAGGTTTTTAAGGCCAATGAAAAAGAATTATTAATGCAGTATTCAAGCCTGGGTGTAATTTATGGCTTATTAACCTTACCTTGCAGTTGCGGCAACCCTCTCCATTTCATCCCTCCTCCTGAGGGCGTAACTTGCTGGATCATTATTGGCTGCGGCAATTATCTCATTAGCTAAACACTCCTCTATTGGTCTTGGGTTATTGAAGGAGCATGCCCTAGCCCCCTCTGCAATCCACCTTATCGCTAAGTCAAGCCTCCTGGTTGGGCCAACATCAACTGAGACTGGGTAGGCTATACCACCGTATATGACCCTTGTAATCTCCTCCCTCGGCGCCACGTTAACCACAGCGTCAACAAATACCTGGACGGGATTCTTACCTGTGGCTACGTATATTATGTCGAAGGCCGTCTTAAGTATCTTATATGCCTTCTGCTTCTTCCCAGCATTCCTCCCAGGCTTCATGAGTTGATTCATCATTCTCTCAATTATCGGTATCATTGCCTTACCGAACTTCCTATTCTGGTACTTACCCTCAGTGTGGGGTAGTAGCATTGGTTTAAGGCACATGTACCTCCTTAGGCCTGGATCCCTAATGACCACGTCATTCACGTTCCATTTACCGAAGAGTAGAATCGGGCTACCGTCAAGGGCCTTAATATCCCTTGGACACTCCTCAATTATCTCTATGCCAGGCGCCAACTCCTCAACCCTAGTGGTCTTAGATAACTGCTGAGCCACAGTGGGGTTCATGCGTTGGGTTTTTAAAACTCCCGCGGTCATTAAATTTAATTAAATATCTTAAATTCTTAAAATAAATTGTGAAATCCATAGATAGGTTTTTAAACAAACCCTTGAAGGAGGTTTGTGAGTAAACTAAAGCTACTACTCATATCAGATCTCCATGGATCAGAGACAGCCTACAGGAAGTTAGCCAACGCTATTAAGTACTATAAGGTTGATGCAGTTGTGTTCGCAGGAGATCTGGCAGGCAAGGTCCTAGTACCCGTGATTAAGGTCGGTGACTCATACAGGATACCGTTGATTAATGAGGATAAGTTACTTAAGCCCAGTGAGGCTGAGGGTAAGATTAAGGAGTTAAGGGGTTCAGGTTACCATGTTAGGATAGTCACTGAGGAGGAGTATGAGAGGATGAGGAATGATAAGGATTACTTAAACAAAGTATTCAATGAAACCCTAACCAACGACATAGTGGAGTACCTCAACATAA from the Caldivirga maquilingensis IC-167 genome contains:
- a CDS encoding restriction endonuclease → MSSGVRFEDYVAELLSRLGFRVMDRRVKVTSNGVEVGEVDLIVEDECGNKYSVEVKSGKVDVSGVRQAYTNAKLINAKPLIVARGFSNDSSRVLAEELGVRVIDLEEAIVLKPDELRTAVESAIYGLIEEVADALTALMSNQRGVGEVMDAVAQCSDWSCVCGRLGLSEGECGRWINELRSELGLRVSSIRTLRAVVKLYRLLQGMLRANA
- a CDS encoding trimeric intracellular cation channel family protein, with the translated sequence MNIALTVTNYVGIVAFAISGSMKAIRKGMDLLGVIVLGFTTALGGGIISDVMLGIYPPVNLTYLPYPLTAISAGLATFIFYRVFSNVGKPLMYADAVGLGAFSASGASLAYSISHNPLLVVLVGSITAVGGGVVRDLLANEVPVVLTREFYASAAILGSLVYFLLRFIGVNDASSALASMIITITLRFMALRLKWELPRRIINEDAVKA
- a CDS encoding 50S ribosomal protein L1, which codes for MSSYVRPIEEAYRNVKSRAKRRRFNQSVDLIIKLRDVDVKKPENRISVTVPLPNPLSKQTKVCVIASGATITAARDAGADLVITRDDLGKYSDKKSVRKLAQQYDFFLATPDLMVQIGRTMGPILGPRGKMPDVIPPNADVKALIDRYRRSVRVRLRDQPQIMVKVGTEDMDPSKIAENALAVLEEVARKYGWDKIKEVELKLTMSPPVKVNITAQ
- a CDS encoding PadR family transcriptional regulator; its protein translation is MGKALSRFISKITKENLWIYVINTLANGPKTGYEIVKEIKGRYMINVTTVSVYVVLYKMERDGLLESFDKDGKKYYRVTEEGLREYGDAIKALVDLLSRFNCTLKCSGDATGGRP
- a CDS encoding 30S ribosomal protein S19e, with amino-acid sequence MVSIKDVPQDKLVERIAKYLKDNVPQVKPPQWAIYVKTGRNKDRPPQNDDWWYFRAAAVLRRVYLNGPVGLGSLRSSFSYRAKIGPKARSERTAKAGGAVIRNILHQLEAAGLIERTSAGRVITPKGRSLMDKLASELFKELKINVKVFPQ
- a CDS encoding YbhB/YbcL family Raf kinase inhibitor-like protein, whose amino-acid sequence is MRIESPAFRNEDTIPVKYTCDGDDVSPALRWFDPPPNVKGFVLIMEDPDAPMGTFTHWILYNIPPSLSELPENIPKRPEVQGIGMQGVNDFGRIGYGGPCPPKTHPPHRYYFRLYALDSMLNLKPGAGLSEVKRAMNGHVIAEAYVMGRYGRRR
- the pgsA gene encoding archaetidylinositol phosphate synthase, which gives rise to MIGRIKSTLEHILERIAPMLPRNPNLLTVIGLLVSLLSIPIALIKQYPILLPIVILASGFFDAVDGLSARFNKMVTNSGAFLDSALDRFEDSAIIMAVAVLSGLNTTIMLEAYIAVVGSLLTSYMRARAESLGLRMLGVGFFERPERLIYLFALTLIYALIRSNTILIYGMGLFALITLATAIQRTIIAYRLLNKDKNQ
- a CDS encoding 30S ribosomal protein S7, which produces MNPTVAQQLSKTTRVEELAPGIEIIEECPRDIKALDGSPILLFGKWNVNDVVIRDPGLRRYMCLKPMLLPHTEGKYQNRKFGKAMIPIIERMMNQLMKPGRNAGKKQKAYKILKTAFDIIYVATGKNPVQVFVDAVVNVAPREEITRVIYGGIAYPVSVDVGPTRRLDLAIRWIAEGARACSFNNPRPIEECLANEIIAAANNDPASYALRRRDEMERVAATAR
- a CDS encoding 50S ribosomal protein L22, which gives rise to MRYWSIRDEDVIDLVKRRYNVTISADQIAKARGFEFRISWKKAIETARAIRFLTIKQAEDYMEKVKDLKAPIPIKEFTRKQAHHNVPWDGWPVAKWPVKVADSFLQVLRNLESNASYRGLNIDNTVIVHASASRGMRIRNYMPRALGRATPWFQDTVNIELVAVELPAELVPKKFSWARVLKAIK